A portion of the Oxynema aestuarii AP17 genome contains these proteins:
- a CDS encoding glycosyltransferase, protein MVKILMVAPYLGSVYGGTYKAFIELVKTVNNFEKVTVDIITTNANGSGKLDVILEEWIHESNYKIKYFSCFHKYDFIISFSLLKWIFQHINEYKLVHTNTVFAPQILFIHWICQFVKIPYLVTPHGMLEPWAMSYKAWKKKLYYLFFEKPALKKARLIQTLASSESKQLNLLGIKHSIVIPNGIHRREFETPIKPDVFYQHFPNTINKTLILFLGRIDPKKGLDLLAPAFAKAHKQFPQTHLIVAGPDSIGFMSKAHNYFANSGCLDAVTFTGMLTGQLKYAALAAASLYVAPSYSEGFSMSVLEGMASGLPCIITTGCNFPEAATAKAAHVVDINTDAIADALIECLSDPPKAKEMGDRARDFIFANYTWERAAKKLIDVYQTIIEGKPLPEDLTQSNEVFSL, encoded by the coding sequence ATGGTAAAAATTTTAATGGTTGCCCCATACCTCGGCTCAGTTTATGGGGGGACTTATAAGGCTTTTATAGAATTAGTAAAAACAGTAAATAATTTTGAAAAAGTCACTGTCGATATAATCACGACAAATGCTAATGGATCCGGAAAATTAGATGTAATTTTAGAAGAATGGATTCATGAAAGCAATTATAAAATTAAATATTTTTCTTGTTTCCATAAATATGATTTTATTATTAGTTTTTCATTACTTAAATGGATCTTCCAGCATATCAATGAATACAAGTTAGTTCATACAAATACAGTATTCGCTCCGCAAATTTTATTCATTCACTGGATCTGTCAATTTGTTAAAATTCCTTACCTAGTGACACCTCATGGTATGCTGGAGCCTTGGGCTATGTCTTATAAAGCTTGGAAAAAAAAGCTGTATTATTTATTTTTTGAAAAGCCAGCTCTCAAAAAAGCAAGATTAATTCAGACTCTAGCAAGTTCTGAATCAAAACAACTCAATTTACTGGGGATCAAACACTCTATAGTTATACCCAATGGGATTCATAGACGAGAATTTGAGACACCGATAAAACCAGATGTTTTTTACCAACACTTTCCCAATACAATAAATAAAACGTTGATTTTATTCTTAGGTCGGATCGATCCTAAAAAAGGGCTAGACTTACTTGCCCCTGCATTTGCAAAAGCCCATAAACAGTTTCCTCAAACTCATTTAATCGTAGCTGGGCCAGACAGTATCGGATTTATGTCTAAAGCTCATAACTACTTTGCAAACTCAGGATGTCTGGATGCTGTCACCTTTACGGGTATGCTGACAGGTCAATTGAAATATGCTGCTTTGGCGGCAGCAAGTTTGTATGTTGCACCTTCATACTCGGAAGGTTTCAGTATGTCCGTATTAGAAGGTATGGCTTCAGGACTACCTTGCATTATTACGACAGGTTGCAATTTTCCGGAGGCTGCAACGGCTAAAGCGGCTCATGTTGTGGATATTAATACAGATGCTATAGCTGATGCTTTAATTGAGTGCTTAAGCGATCCTCCAAAAGCAAAAGAAATGGGAGATCGCGCTCGTGATTTTATTTTTGCAAACTATACCTGGGAACGAGCAGCTAAAAAACTCATCGACGTTTACCAAACTATTATTGAAGGAAAACCTTTACCAGAAGACTTAACTCAATCCAATGAAGTTTTTTCTCTTTAG
- a CDS encoding glycosyltransferase family 4 protein: MHIVVIFYNIGGYHAARLRAACAACQAKGWRLSAIQVTDNTRDHPWGDVKQEIAFPLKTLLPVATTPASVDRGRFSAAPAPLVPGCLDLLQPDLVAIPGWGFPVSRAALAWCQRYRIPTILMSESKWDDEKRQWWKEQIKFWQYVRKYDAALVGGELHRDYLVKLGFPSQYIFFGYDAVDNNYFKQGAETARQAPSLTRKRQPAIPRRPYFLTVTRLIERKNVLGLVEAFAAYRQQVGDEQAWNLVICGSGQEEISIRHVILEKGLKDCVHLPGFITYQEIRDWYGLANAFVHPALQEQWGLVVNEACAAGLPILCSQTVGACHELVRDPENGRRFNPKSQQDMTRALLDIHQLDSDSRIKMGQYSQKIVATYSPQRFAEGFLNAIDAAITAK; encoded by the coding sequence ATGCATATTGTTGTTATTTTCTACAATATTGGAGGCTATCATGCTGCGAGGCTACGTGCTGCCTGTGCTGCATGTCAGGCAAAAGGTTGGCGTTTGAGTGCCATTCAGGTGACAGACAATACCCGAGACCATCCTTGGGGTGATGTGAAACAAGAAATTGCATTTCCACTCAAGACGCTATTACCTGTTGCTACGACTCCAGCTTCTGTAGATCGCGGTCGCTTTTCTGCGGCACCAGCCCCTTTAGTTCCTGGTTGTCTCGATCTTCTACAACCAGATCTTGTTGCCATCCCTGGATGGGGCTTTCCAGTATCGCGTGCAGCATTAGCTTGGTGTCAACGCTACCGTATTCCAACGATTCTGATGAGTGAGAGTAAATGGGATGATGAAAAACGGCAGTGGTGGAAAGAACAAATAAAATTCTGGCAGTATGTCAGAAAGTATGATGCTGCTCTTGTCGGTGGAGAACTACATCGCGATTACCTCGTGAAGCTAGGCTTTCCCTCCCAGTACATTTTTTTCGGCTACGATGCGGTTGACAATAATTATTTTAAGCAGGGTGCTGAAACTGCTAGGCAAGCACCAAGTCTTACTAGAAAAAGGCAGCCAGCCATTCCGAGACGTCCTTATTTTCTCACTGTCACTCGGTTGATCGAACGCAAAAATGTATTAGGACTGGTCGAAGCGTTTGCTGCTTATCGACAGCAAGTTGGAGATGAGCAGGCATGGAATCTCGTCATTTGCGGCAGTGGACAAGAAGAAATATCTATCCGCCATGTCATTCTCGAAAAAGGACTCAAGGATTGCGTGCATTTACCTGGTTTTATCACCTATCAAGAAATAAGAGATTGGTATGGTCTTGCTAATGCTTTTGTACATCCTGCGTTGCAAGAGCAATGGGGGTTAGTTGTAAATGAGGCTTGTGCTGCTGGACTACCAATTTTATGTAGCCAAACAGTAGGGGCTTGTCACGAGCTGGTTCGCGATCCTGAGAATGGCCGACGATTCAATCCAAAAAGTCAACAAGACATGACTCGTGCCTTGTTAGACATCCATCAGCTAGATTCAGATTCCCGAATTAAAATGGGACAATATAGCCAGAAGATTGTGGCTACTTATAGCCCGCAAAGGTTTGCGGAGGGTTTTTTAAATGCCATTGATGCTGCCATAACAGCCAAGTAA
- a CDS encoding sulfotransferase family protein, producing the protein MNKDVLESDRPIFIVGTPRSGTTLMRYCLNRHSRIYIPPETYFFARIYGNRNLILEQDISRYAVDIVERFLNYRFSEQSDYHLKEYIEFKNEWIDQLSEGNYSYRDVAEIFFTKIVQNRGKMRWGEKTPSHIFYIDFILELFPNAIIINMQRDPKNAIASYLYCSHLPDNFFLACGVYELSTIFARKYSHCLYTVQYEELTHFPDRVLRHLCKYLGEDFEMQMLKPGMRDSSYSKTAIEIDEEIGIIPDKPEKWKKYLTQQQSEFIDVLLNSKPKENQWGYWSDWIKVKRWQFLFLCRIYKNRYGYENIKHWFKE; encoded by the coding sequence ATGAATAAAGATGTTTTAGAGTCAGATCGACCAATTTTTATTGTTGGAACTCCACGATCTGGAACGACTTTAATGCGATACTGTTTGAATCGGCATTCACGAATTTATATTCCGCCGGAAACATATTTTTTTGCGAGAATTTACGGCAATAGGAATTTAATCTTAGAGCAGGATATTTCTCGATATGCTGTTGATATTGTAGAACGGTTTTTAAATTATCGTTTTTCAGAACAATCTGACTACCATTTAAAAGAATATATTGAGTTTAAAAATGAATGGATCGACCAGTTATCTGAAGGAAATTATTCTTATCGAGATGTAGCAGAAATCTTCTTTACAAAAATCGTACAAAACCGAGGAAAAATGCGTTGGGGTGAAAAAACACCAAGTCATATTTTTTATATCGATTTTATTTTAGAATTATTTCCAAATGCAATTATCATTAATATGCAGCGAGACCCTAAAAATGCGATCGCCTCATACCTTTATTGCTCTCATTTACCGGATAATTTTTTCTTAGCCTGTGGTGTCTACGAACTCTCTACAATCTTTGCACGAAAATATTCCCATTGCCTTTATACGGTGCAATATGAAGAGTTAACACACTTTCCCGACAGAGTTCTAAGACATCTTTGCAAATATTTGGGAGAAGATTTTGAGATGCAAATGCTAAAACCGGGAATGCGTGATTCTTCTTATAGCAAAACAGCTATTGAAATTGATGAAGAAATAGGGATTATTCCGGATAAACCTGAAAAATGGAAAAAGTATTTAACTCAGCAGCAATCAGAATTTATTGATGTTTTATTGAATTCTAAACCTAAAGAGAATCAATGGGGTTACTGGTCTGATTGGATTAAAGTAAAAAGATGGCAGTTTCTATTTTTATGTCGCATTTATAAAAATAGATATGGATATGAAAATATTAAACATTGGTTTAAAGAATAA
- a CDS encoding putative capsular polysaccharide synthesis family protein yields the protein MLAYTGSEQLQESIDRFVFERRVKWVVRFSTPILIWTMGKVGTTSIARSLTKSIPQLGTVFAVHFIDDGTYRSRILQEKLLQQDRPIKIITLVREPIAKNISSFFQNYRQHTGKPFGADRLSVPELTDLFLRRNFHHNVLNWFDYQIFNYLGIDVYQVPFPRDRGVARFQKDNFDLLILKSELNNTVKARYLASFLNLDRGFKIINHNIGSRKIYGKTYERFKQFVKLPESYIEEMCESRYFQHFYSPTEIARVRDRWSRQYKN from the coding sequence ATGCTCGCTTATACGGGTTCCGAACAGCTTCAGGAATCGATCGATCGCTTTGTGTTTGAACGTCGGGTGAAGTGGGTCGTGCGCTTTAGCACGCCGATTTTAATTTGGACGATGGGGAAGGTGGGAACGACCTCGATCGCGCGATCGCTAACGAAGTCTATTCCTCAATTGGGGACAGTCTTTGCCGTTCATTTTATCGATGATGGAACCTATCGATCGCGGATTTTGCAGGAAAAACTTTTGCAACAAGATCGACCGATTAAAATTATCACGCTGGTGCGCGAACCGATCGCTAAAAATATTTCCTCTTTCTTTCAAAATTACCGACAGCATACCGGAAAACCTTTTGGTGCAGATCGGTTAAGTGTACCCGAACTGACCGATCTTTTTTTGAGGAGAAATTTTCATCACAATGTTTTGAATTGGTTCGATTACCAGATTTTTAATTATCTCGGTATTGATGTTTACCAAGTTCCTTTTCCACGCGATCGTGGGGTAGCTCGATTCCAGAAAGATAATTTTGATTTACTGATTTTAAAGTCAGAATTAAATAATACAGTTAAAGCTCGTTATCTTGCATCTTTTCTTAATTTAGATAGAGGGTTTAAAATTATTAATCACAATATTGGATCTCGGAAAATCTATGGAAAAACTTACGAGAGATTCAAGCAATTCGTAAAACTTCCAGAAAGCTATATCGAGGAAATGTGCGAATCTCGCTATTTTCAACATTTTTATTCGCCAACAGAAATTGCGAGGGTCCGCGATCGCTGGAGTCGTCAGTATAAAAATTAG
- a CDS encoding SGNH/GDSL hydrolase family protein, producing MSLYDRRHIYAICLGDSHIKIFSKIDRDRSIPGMYFETIAVPGATARGLLNPNSRTDALQIFRRRIESAKPWQYLFFQLGEVDCGFLIWYCAQKYKISIKDALETSILNYCNFLEWIRARNFDNIYILSVPLPTIPDGVNWGEVANARREVKASQLERTALTLEYNDRLKQECEKRGFCFIDITSEQLNPETQIIDTRFVNSDILDHHLNPIAYSVSIVKILKNL from the coding sequence TTGTCTTTATACGATCGCCGTCATATTTATGCCATTTGTCTTGGAGATAGTCATATCAAAATTTTCTCTAAGATCGATCGCGATCGCTCGATTCCGGGGATGTATTTTGAAACGATCGCCGTTCCCGGTGCAACAGCACGAGGTCTGCTCAATCCCAACTCACGGACTGACGCTTTACAAATTTTTAGAAGACGAATTGAAAGCGCAAAACCCTGGCAATATTTATTTTTTCAACTAGGAGAAGTCGATTGTGGGTTTTTGATTTGGTATTGCGCTCAAAAATACAAGATATCTATTAAAGATGCGCTGGAAACATCAATTTTAAACTACTGTAACTTTTTAGAATGGATTCGCGCTCGAAACTTTGACAATATTTACATTTTAAGCGTTCCCTTACCGACAATTCCAGATGGTGTTAACTGGGGGGAGGTTGCGAATGCTCGCCGAGAAGTAAAAGCATCGCAGTTAGAAAGAACAGCACTGACTTTAGAATATAACGATCGCCTCAAACAAGAATGCGAAAAGCGTGGATTTTGTTTTATCGATATTACTTCCGAACAACTCAATCCAGAAACTCAAATTATCGATACTCGCTTTGTCAATTCGGATATTTTAGACCATCATTTGAATCCGATCGCCTATTCAGTATCGATCGTTAAAATATTGAAAAACTTGTAA
- a CDS encoding oligosaccharide flippase family protein, with the protein MTSYRFQIQSLAGTLGLKVIYLFLSFATNVLLTRYLKSSEYGNYAYTIAWLGLLNIISVLGLPLIIVREIAIYRTRSQWDFIRGFLLRLNRVVLLVSVALSSVVAIAAWYFGMVANESIYSILSIAAISIPFTALTSLRQSAMQGLSQVVAGQLPELLIRPLLFTIFIVILGSLFPTHFSAKNAIILHVVSTICAFFFGFFLLIRVLPKSSKIKEVEYGWREWISGGFPLTIATLINFVHLRIDTLMLGGFLGMQSVAFYAVASRSAELVALPLAIARPLLMPIFSSISAKQNYQKLESAIAKTAILLLLLSLPIAILLFFFGRYFLLLFGTEFQISYTALLILTAGQLMNASLGWMSQVSIAIENERTIAIIYGFSSLCNVFMNLLLIPRYGLEGAAIANSSSLVLSRCSILFSVRRLIQAKSSLESDE; encoded by the coding sequence TTGACATCTTATCGTTTTCAGATCCAAAGTTTAGCCGGAACCTTGGGTTTAAAAGTTATTTATCTGTTTCTATCTTTTGCAACAAATGTTTTACTGACACGCTATTTAAAAAGCAGCGAATATGGAAATTATGCTTACACGATCGCCTGGTTGGGATTACTCAATATTATCTCTGTTTTAGGATTGCCACTCATTATTGTGCGCGAAATTGCTATTTATCGAACGCGATCGCAGTGGGATTTCATTAGAGGATTTTTATTGCGGTTAAATCGCGTAGTTTTGCTGGTTTCTGTGGCATTAAGTAGCGTGGTGGCGATCGCAGCTTGGTATTTTGGGATGGTTGCGAATGAATCGATCTATTCTATCTTATCAATTGCCGCTATTTCTATTCCATTTACAGCATTAACAAGCCTCAGACAATCGGCAATGCAAGGATTAAGTCAAGTTGTTGCCGGACAACTTCCCGAGCTTTTAATTCGTCCGTTGCTTTTCACTATTTTTATTGTCATTTTAGGATCGTTATTTCCTACTCATTTCAGTGCTAAAAATGCAATAATTTTGCATGTCGTTTCTACGATATGTGCTTTTTTCTTTGGCTTTTTTTTGCTGATTCGTGTTCTTCCAAAATCGTCAAAAATCAAAGAGGTAGAATACGGATGGCGTGAATGGATATCTGGTGGTTTTCCTTTGACGATCGCCACTCTTATTAATTTTGTTCATTTGCGGATCGATACTTTAATGTTGGGTGGATTTTTAGGAATGCAATCGGTAGCTTTTTATGCCGTAGCGAGTCGCAGTGCGGAATTAGTTGCTTTACCACTCGCGATCGCGCGACCTTTATTGATGCCGATCTTTTCTAGTATATCTGCAAAACAAAATTACCAAAAACTGGAATCGGCGATCGCAAAAACAGCAATATTATTATTGTTATTATCTTTACCTATTGCTATTTTATTATTCTTTTTTGGTCGCTATTTTTTATTACTCTTCGGTACCGAGTTTCAAATCAGCTATACAGCATTATTAATTTTAACTGCGGGTCAATTGATGAATGCTTCTCTGGGATGGATGAGCCAAGTATCGATCGCCATAGAAAATGAAAGAACAATTGCGATTATTTATGGTTTTAGTAGTTTATGTAATGTATTTATGAATTTATTGCTCATTCCTCGATATGGGTTAGAAGGGGCGGCGATCGCCAATTCTAGTTCCTTGGTTCTCTCTCGTTGCTCGATCTTGTTTTCAGTTCGACGATTGATTCAAGCTAAATCTAGTTTAGAAAGCGATGAATAA